A section of the Flaviflexus equikiangi genome encodes:
- the miaB gene encoding tRNA (N6-isopentenyl adenosine(37)-C2)-methylthiotransferase MiaB produces the protein MGSMTETTLPRTYAIRTLGCQMNVHDSERLAGLLEDAGYRHVNTVPEAAMRATDAGDAGADIIVLNTCSVRENAANKLFGNLGQLAAVKRERPGMQIAVGGCLAQQMRDGIVARAPWVDVVLGTHNLDVLPTLLERARHNEEAAVEIEESLKVFPSTLPTKRESAYAAWVSISVGCNNTCTFCIVPQLRGKERDRRPGEILAEVEAVVADGAIEVTLLGQNVNSYGVGFGQKGAFADLLRACGEIEGLERVRFTSPHPAAFTDDVIDAMAETPNVMPSLHMPLQSGSDAILRAMRRSYRSQKFLGILDRVRDRIPHAAITTDIIVGFPGETEEDFQATLDVVEQSRFSSAFTFLYSPRPGTPAADMENQVPAEVASERYNRLLALQNRISTEENEAMVGRTVNILIAEGEGRKDSDTARLTGRAEDNRLVHVALPENLRPYADTFSSRDHAGELPRPGDMVRAVVTHGAPHHLLADSARDGGLFEIRRTRAGDAWQKAQTRVAELDAEAAGPVTLGIPTLRVR, from the coding sequence GCACCCTCGGGTGCCAGATGAACGTCCACGACTCCGAACGCCTCGCGGGCCTTCTCGAGGACGCCGGCTATCGCCATGTCAATACCGTCCCGGAGGCGGCGATGAGGGCGACGGACGCGGGGGACGCTGGCGCCGACATCATCGTGCTCAATACGTGCTCGGTGCGCGAGAACGCCGCCAACAAGCTGTTCGGCAATCTCGGCCAGCTTGCCGCGGTGAAGCGCGAACGCCCCGGCATGCAGATCGCCGTCGGCGGGTGCCTCGCTCAGCAGATGAGGGACGGGATCGTCGCCCGTGCGCCCTGGGTCGATGTCGTTCTCGGCACCCACAATCTCGACGTCCTCCCCACGCTTCTCGAACGGGCCCGTCACAACGAGGAAGCCGCCGTCGAGATCGAAGAGTCTCTCAAGGTCTTCCCCTCCACACTCCCCACAAAGCGGGAATCTGCCTACGCCGCCTGGGTATCGATCTCGGTCGGATGCAACAACACATGCACCTTCTGCATCGTTCCCCAATTGCGCGGCAAAGAACGCGACCGCAGGCCGGGGGAGATCTTGGCGGAGGTCGAGGCCGTGGTCGCGGACGGTGCCATCGAAGTGACGCTTCTCGGACAGAACGTCAACTCCTACGGTGTGGGCTTCGGTCAGAAGGGTGCCTTTGCGGATCTGCTCCGCGCCTGCGGTGAGATCGAGGGCCTGGAACGGGTCAGGTTCACCTCCCCACATCCCGCCGCGTTCACCGATGATGTCATCGATGCGATGGCGGAGACACCGAACGTCATGCCGTCGCTCCACATGCCGCTCCAGTCGGGATCGGATGCTATCCTGCGTGCGATGCGGCGCTCCTACCGTTCACAGAAATTCCTCGGGATTCTCGACCGTGTCAGGGACCGGATTCCGCACGCCGCGATCACGACCGACATCATCGTCGGCTTCCCCGGCGAGACGGAGGAGGACTTCCAGGCAACCCTCGATGTCGTCGAGCAGTCCCGATTCTCGTCCGCCTTCACTTTTCTCTACTCGCCACGCCCCGGCACCCCGGCGGCAGATATGGAGAACCAGGTTCCGGCCGAGGTCGCGAGCGAGCGCTACAACAGGCTCCTTGCGCTGCAGAATCGGATCTCGACAGAGGAGAACGAAGCGATGGTGGGCCGCACCGTGAATATCCTCATCGCCGAAGGCGAAGGGCGCAAGGATTCCGACACGGCACGGCTGACGGGACGCGCCGAGGATAATCGTCTCGTCCACGTGGCACTGCCGGAGAACCTGCGCCCCTACGCCGACACCTTCTCGAGCAGGGACCATGCCGGTGAGCTTCCCAGGCCGGGAGACATGGTTCGAGCGGTTGTCACCCATGGCGCACCCCACCATCTCCTCGCCGATTCGGCACGAGACGGCGGACTGTTCGAGATTCGTCGCACCCGGGCAGGGGATGCCTGGCAGAAGGCCCAGACACGGGTCGCTGAGCTCGATGCTGAGGCTGCCGGTCCCGTCACCCTCGGTATTCCCACGCTCCGAGTCCGATAG
- the miaA gene encoding tRNA (adenosine(37)-N6)-dimethylallyltransferase MiaA produces MAVLAIVGPTAVGKSAAALSIAHTLGGSQAWEIIGADAMQLYRGMDIGTAKVTLDERAGIPHHQIDVLDISEDASVAAYQRHAREDLDGIVSRGRMPLLVGGSGLYISAVLDRIDFPGFDLDVRARLEQECERDGAEAMHARLRRIDPRSAEVIDPRNVRRVIRALEVNEVSGHSFQPVFPRHTSHYPDTVVVGLEMSMEELHARIEARTRLMMSGGLLEETQALRERGLDDAPTARMATGYREALAVLDGTMTTSEAEAAISAATRRLVKKQYTWFRRDPRIQWIPAGDGVEERLGELVSRIVE; encoded by the coding sequence GTGGCCGTTCTCGCCATCGTCGGTCCAACCGCGGTCGGCAAGTCGGCTGCGGCGCTCAGCATCGCCCACACCCTGGGGGGTTCGCAGGCGTGGGAGATCATCGGCGCGGACGCGATGCAGCTCTATCGGGGGATGGATATCGGAACCGCGAAGGTCACTCTTGACGAGCGGGCCGGCATTCCCCACCACCAGATCGACGTCCTCGACATCAGCGAGGACGCATCCGTCGCGGCATATCAGCGCCATGCTCGCGAGGACCTTGATGGGATCGTCTCACGCGGCCGCATGCCTCTCCTCGTGGGCGGTTCGGGACTCTACATCTCCGCAGTACTCGACCGGATCGACTTCCCCGGCTTCGATCTCGACGTGAGAGCTCGGCTGGAACAGGAGTGCGAACGCGACGGTGCGGAGGCGATGCATGCTCGTCTCCGACGGATCGATCCCAGATCCGCCGAAGTCATCGATCCGCGCAACGTGCGCCGCGTCATTCGAGCACTCGAGGTCAACGAAGTCAGCGGACATTCCTTCCAGCCCGTGTTCCCCCGCCACACCTCCCACTATCCTGACACGGTGGTCGTGGGGCTGGAGATGTCGATGGAGGAACTTCATGCTCGCATCGAGGCCCGTACGCGGCTCATGATGTCGGGCGGGCTTCTCGAGGAGACCCAGGCCCTGCGCGAGAGGGGGCTGGATGATGCTCCGACGGCGCGGATGGCGACGGGATATCGGGAGGCGCTTGCGGTTCTCGACGGCACGATGACGACGAGTGAGGCCGAGGCAGCGATCTCTGCCGCGACACGCAGGCTGGTGAAGAAGCAATACACGTGGTTCAGGCGCGATCCCCGTATTCAATGGATCCCTGCCGGAGACGGTGTCGAGGAACGTCTGGGCGAGTTGGTCAGTAGAATAGTGGAATGA